The Aminipila terrae nucleotide sequence AAAACAACATTATGGGAGATTAAGAAATATGAGTAACTCAATTATAGATATAGTAAAGCAGGCCGAAACCTTATTAGGTACATCTGAAATATGCAAAGAAGAACAGTCCAGGGTTAAGGAACTTCACCACAGGCTGGAGTCACAGGACATAACGGTTTCTGTAATAGGCCAGTTTAAGAGAGGAAAAAGCACTCTGGTAAATGCAATTTTAGAAGAAAAAATCCTGCCCGTGGGAATTGTTCCTGTAACTTCAGTGGTAACCAGGATTCAATATGGAGAAAAGTCAGCAGCTGTACATTTTGACAATGGTATAATCAAACCCATTAAGATTGAAGAACTATCTGAATATATAAATGAACAGGAAAATCCGGGAAATAAGCTTTGTGTTTCATCTGTGACACTGCACACCACCTCCCCCTTTCTAAAAGAAGGATTGACTTTTGTGGACACTCCGGGGGTAGGCTCTGCTCATAAACATAATTCGGATGCTGCATACGCATTTGTAAAAGAAAGTGATGCGGTGATCTTTATGCTTTCAGTAGATAGCCCTATTAATGAAATAGAAATTGATTTTCTCAGAAACGCAAAAGAGTATGCCGCTAAATTTTATTTTGCTGTAAATAAAATTGATAATGTGGAAGAAGATGAGTTGCCAGCCTATATGGAATATTGCAGAAAACTTCTCTGCAGTCTGATGGAAGTGGACAGCATCATGCTATTCCCTGTAAGTGCCAAATATGGCAACGGACTGGAAGCATTAAAAAGCAAAATCCAGGAGGATTGCAAAACATCTGTAAAAGAAATTCTTGAAGAATCAGTGGAACGAAAGCTCAAAGATATACTCAGTTCCGCCAGGGTAAGACTGGATTTGTACTGGAATGCATTAAAAATGCCTGCGGGCAGACTGGATAGCAGTTTTAATCAAATGAAAACATGCCTGGCTGAGTTAGAAAGTAAAAGCCAGGAAATTGCTTCTGAACTTAATATGGAAACAAGCAATGATAAATATGTTGAGATATCCAATAGGTTAGAAATAGAATTAAATCAGATGAGAAAAGTATTATCCTCTTCGGTATCGCAACTTTTTGGAATAGAATATCATTACGAGCTTACAGAACTGAATATCACTGAAAACTATAAATTTGATCATTCAGAGGATAATATAGAAAGCCTTAAAAATAGATTTTTAAGCCAGACAAAACAGCTTTGTGATGAACTGGATAGTACGTTGAATTTAATTCTCATGTACAGAGAGAAAAATACCATTACAGTAGCACGAAGAATCGAGGATTTAAATATCCTGAACAGGCAGTTAAGAAAGCTAAAATCGTTATTGCATTAAAAATATGTTAATAAGGATGATAGGAAAATGAGAAATTCCTTTGTAAAAAAAACTATAATAACCGTTTTAATCATAAGCATTATACCTTTTGCTATTTTTACAGCCATTCTAATCAATACAGTACAGTCTTTTGAAGAAGAAAGAATTGAAGACAGTCTGAATATGATTATTTCAGAAAAAGTGCAGACAATGAAAAAAGATTTGCAGAAGGTGGAAAGTGAAGTGAATAATCTTGCCCAGTGGGCTCAAGCTGCAGAAGATTATAAAGTAGACACAACCAGACTTTCCCAAGATTATAAAAGAAACGAAAATCAGGTTCTTGAGGCACCAGGAAAAGAAACAAGCACGTATCTGCCAAGTAACATCAGTCTGGACCGTGATATTGCAGCAGAGATTATGCAGACAGAATCCATCGTTCCAGCCATGAAAAATATGGTGCAAAACAATAAAGAGCTGGCTTATGTATATATTGTTACTGGCAGAGGCTTTATGAGAGTGTACCCTTATCTGGATAACTCTATTTTTGCTCCTGACCATGATCAGAGGGTAGACCCATTTTATACTATTGCCAATGAAAAGAATCATTTAAATAGCACAAACTGGACAAAAACCTATTATGACTACGGGGGAATGGTTGGATTATTACCTGTTCCAAATCCTATTATAAAAAAGACGGAACACCAGGAGGAGTTGTTTGCGCAGATGTGATTCTTAATAAACTGGTACAGTCAATTGTTGATTTTCGCATAGGTAATAGTGGATTTGCATTTGTTATAGATGAAAACGGTGGCGTGATTTATCACCCGGACATGCTGGATATAAAAGGGAAAATGGGAGACACCTTCCAGACAAAATATACAGAGAATTACAAGGGAAGTTCCATAAGAAAACAGATTTTAAAAGAAATGCAGCAAAAGGATTCAGGACTGGTAAGCTTTAATGAAGATGGAAAGAAAAAAGCTATTGTATTTGAAAAACTGGATACAATCGACTGGATTATCGGTATAGAAATAGACAAGGAGGAATACTCCGTAGGGAAAGAGTATCTAACTATTGGTGTATGGGCCTCCATAATTATCCTGTTACTTCTGATGATATTTCTTGGATCAGTGCTATCAAAGAGAATCAGTGCACCCATACTGCAGCTGACAGAAGATGTAAAGAAAATGGATGAAGGTAATCTGATTCCACTGTCTGTAAAATCCCAGGATGAAATAGGTATGCTGGCAAAAGCTTTCAATAATATGAGTGAAAAAATCAGTGAGTATACAGGAGAACTGATTTACAGCAAAAATCAATTAGAATCTGTCTTTAACAGTATTGATGATACCATGATGATTCTGGATATGGATTATCAGATTAAAAAAAGTAATAAAATCATAATAGGACAATCTGAAAAAGAGCCATGTTATAAAGCTGTCAGGAGGCAGGATACCCCTTGTAAAAACTGTCCTGTACGAGAAACAATAAAACACCTGTATCAGCATAAATCGGAAGTGGCATGCAATGAGGATATCTTTCAGGTGGCCAGCTATCCTGTGTTTGATGAATCCAATCAACTAAAAGAAATTGTAGTATTTGAAAAAAGTGTTACAAATCAGAAAATAATGGAGAAAGAGTTGTTTCAGACAGAGAAAATGGCTGTAATCGGGCAAATGGTTGCGGGAGTAACTCACGAACTGAAAAGTCCTCTGTCTGTGATAAAAGGGGCTTCTTTTTTACTGAAAAATGGGGTAGAAGGAGAGGAACAGGAAGAAGTAATTGATGAAATAGACGCAAACATTACAAGAGCAGAAAAGATTGTATATAATATGCTGGACTTTTCAAAATCCTCCTGGGGTGAAGATAAAGTTCACGACAGCAGAAAATTAATTGATCAGATTTATATGCTGGTAAGGCAGGAGTGTGTGAGAAAAGGAATAAATGTATATATAAAGACAGAAGATGAACCTGTTACAATTTTTGGTAACAGTGATTCTTTTAAAAATATGTTCCTGAATATTATTACAAACGCCATGGAGGCTATGGACAAAGGTGGCAGTCTGAATATAACTGCCAGTTATATAGACGAGAACCGAACTTGTTTGAATTTTAAAAACACCGGAGAGAGAATACTGGAAGAGAACCTTGGAAAGATATTTGAACCTTTTTTTACAACAAAAGAAAGAGGAACAGGACTGGGGCTCTGGTTGGTCTATAAAGAAGTCATAAGAAATAAAGGAAGTATAAAGGTGAAAAATATGGCAGATGGAGTTGATGTGGAACTCATTTTGCCTTCTAAGCCTTTGGAAGATTAAGGGGATAAAGAGGTTAATATGTATAGAATATTAATGATAGACGATGATAAAAGTTTTTTGAAAATATATTCAAAGATTATTGCCAGCAACGGATATTATGTTCAGGCTAAGTCAGATATATGGGAAGCCATGGCTTTATTGGAAAAAGAAAGTTTTAATATTGTCATTCTGGATGTGGTCATGCCTCAAATGAATGGGGTAGATCTGCTGAAAAAAATAAAGGAGAAAAACTCTGAACAGCTGGTCATGATGCTCACTGGAGAAGGGTCTATTGCCGGAGCGGTAGAATCTATGGAGAATGGTGCCTATACTTATATGATAAAACCATTTGAAATAGACCAGCTGATTTTAAATATAAAAAAGGCAGAAGAGTTTTTAAAACTGAATGATGAGAACGTAAAGTTAAGAACACAGCTGAATGATATGACACGGAATATTGCAGTAGTAGGAAACTATGAAGCCATGGATTCTTTAAAAAAACAAATAAAGCAGATTGCACCTACAAATTCTAGTGTACTTATCACTGGAGAGAGTGGTACGGGAAAAGAAATTATTGCAAATCTGCTGCATTATAACAGTGATCGGCGAGAGGGTCCGCTAATTAAAGTAAATTGCTCAGCATTAGCAGAAAACATATTGGAGAGTGAATTATTCGGCCATGAGAAAGGTGCTTTTACAGGGGCCATAGCCACCAAAAAGGGACGCTTTGAAATGGCTACAGGAGGAACCTTATTTCTGGATGAAATCGGGGATATGCCCTATGCCCTTCAAAGTAAACTTTTGCGTGTATTGCAGGAAAAAGAAATCGAACGAGTGGGAGGAACCAAAACAATAAAGGTGGATTTCAGATTAATTTGTGCCACCAATAAAAATTTAGAGGAAGAGATAACAAAGAATCGTTTTAGGGAAGACCTTTATTTCAGAATCAATGTGGTTCCTCTGACCACGACTCCACTAAGGGAAAGAAAGGATGACATTCTTCCCATCATGGAATATTATCTGGATTACTATGCGGATGAAATGAGCAAGAGCAAGGTGAAAATCAGTGACCAGGCAAAACGGGTCCTTACGGGCTATTCCTGGCGGGGAAACGTAAGAGAACTGAAAAATATGGCAGAAAGATTAATTGTATTTTCCAGTGGGGAGGATATTCAGGAATATATGCTTCCCAAAGAGGTAAGGCAACCAGTAAAAGTGCTGCAGGAAGAAGAAAATAGTTCTGAAAGTATAAATTTAAGAACTGCACGAAATCAATTTGAAAAACAGTTTATTACAGAAATGCTTATTAAGAATAATGGAAATATAACGGCTACTGCTGAACAGATTGGTATAGCCAGAAAAAATCTTCAGGCCAAAATAAAACTGCTGAAGGTAGACAAAGCAGAATTGAAAAATGAAGTGTAACAACAATCATGCATGGCTGCTACAAAAAAGTAGCCGTCGGGTATGAAAAGGTAGCACTTTTCTCTGGTTTATTTTTGTGTAGTTGAACAGGTCCAGTGGACTCATTAAATTTGAACATGGAGATTCCTTTAAATAAGTGCACATGAAAATTTTTTTGTATAAATAATTAAAACGAATGAAAGATGGCATCGATATTGCTTTTTATAAATTATATAAAAAGCTTTTTTATTATTTTTATTTCGTTTTTATGAAGAAAGGAGAATTTTCATGAGTGAGCAGACAAAGAATACAAATTCTGATCAACATTTGAAACGTGTGCTTAAACTTAAAGACTTAGCCATTTATGGAATCGCTTTTATGACTCCTATTGCACCGGCATATATTTATGGCAGTGCTTCAGTGACTACAGGGGGACTCTGGCAATGGCTTATCTGGTTGCCATGGTTGCCATGCTTTTTACGGCTACAAGTTATGGCAGAATGGCAGGAGCTTTTCCTGTGGCTGGCTCCACCTATTCTTATACTCAGAAGGGCATTAATCACCACTTAGGGTTCTTTGCAGGATGGGCAATCTATCTGGATTATGTACTGGTACCCCTCATTGTATTTATTACAGGGGCTCTTTATGCCAATGCTGCTGTACCGGAGGTACCGTATTTTGTATGGGTATTAATCATAGCCGGTGTAGTAACTGTAGTTAACTGTATTGGTGTTCAGATGGCTGCCAAGACAAACCTGGTTCTTGTGGCAGTTATGGGGCTATTGTGCTGATGTTTATCATAGTGTGCGCCAAGGCTGTTCTTGGAGGTGCTGGTGAAGGAACACTGATTTCATCAAGACCGTTTTTTAATCCAGGAGTAACAAATGTTAATGTACTTGTGGCCGGGGGCGCTTTAGCTTGTTTTTCTTTCCTTGGTTTTGATTCCATTACTACTATGGCAGAAGAAGCAATAGAACCTAAAAAGGATATTGGCAGGGCAGCAATTATTGCCTGCGTTGCAGGAGGACTTATATTCATAGTACAGGCTTATGTAGCCCAGCTGGCATGGCCAGATTATACAACTTTTAAAAGTGCAGATACCGCTTTGTTTGAGGTTGCACAAATGGCAGGTGGAAC carries:
- a CDS encoding dynamin family protein; the protein is MSNSIIDIVKQAETLLGTSEICKEEQSRVKELHHRLESQDITVSVIGQFKRGKSTLVNAILEEKILPVGIVPVTSVVTRIQYGEKSAAVHFDNGIIKPIKIEELSEYINEQENPGNKLCVSSVTLHTTSPFLKEGLTFVDTPGVGSAHKHNSDAAYAFVKESDAVIFMLSVDSPINEIEIDFLRNAKEYAAKFYFAVNKIDNVEEDELPAYMEYCRKLLCSLMEVDSIMLFPVSAKYGNGLEALKSKIQEDCKTSVKEILEESVERKLKDILSSARVRLDLYWNALKMPAGRLDSSFNQMKTCLAELESKSQEIASELNMETSNDKYVEISNRLEIELNQMRKVLSSSVSQLFGIEYHYELTELNITENYKFDHSEDNIESLKNRFLSQTKQLCDELDSTLNLILMYREKNTITVARRIEDLNILNRQLRKLKSLLH
- a CDS encoding sensor histidine kinase, with the translated sequence MTCSKSYYKKDGTPGGVVCADVILNKLVQSIVDFRIGNSGFAFVIDENGGVIYHPDMLDIKGKMGDTFQTKYTENYKGSSIRKQILKEMQQKDSGLVSFNEDGKKKAIVFEKLDTIDWIIGIEIDKEEYSVGKEYLTIGVWASIIILLLLMIFLGSVLSKRISAPILQLTEDVKKMDEGNLIPLSVKSQDEIGMLAKAFNNMSEKISEYTGELIYSKNQLESVFNSIDDTMMILDMDYQIKKSNKIIIGQSEKEPCYKAVRRQDTPCKNCPVRETIKHLYQHKSEVACNEDIFQVASYPVFDESNQLKEIVVFEKSVTNQKIMEKELFQTEKMAVIGQMVAGVTHELKSPLSVIKGASFLLKNGVEGEEQEEVIDEIDANITRAEKIVYNMLDFSKSSWGEDKVHDSRKLIDQIYMLVRQECVRKGINVYIKTEDEPVTIFGNSDSFKNMFLNIITNAMEAMDKGGSLNITASYIDENRTCLNFKNTGERILEENLGKIFEPFFTTKERGTGLGLWLVYKEVIRNKGSIKVKNMADGVDVELILPSKPLED
- a CDS encoding sigma-54-dependent transcriptional regulator — protein: MYRILMIDDDKSFLKIYSKIIASNGYYVQAKSDIWEAMALLEKESFNIVILDVVMPQMNGVDLLKKIKEKNSEQLVMMLTGEGSIAGAVESMENGAYTYMIKPFEIDQLILNIKKAEEFLKLNDENVKLRTQLNDMTRNIAVVGNYEAMDSLKKQIKQIAPTNSSVLITGESGTGKEIIANLLHYNSDRREGPLIKVNCSALAENILESELFGHEKGAFTGAIATKKGRFEMATGGTLFLDEIGDMPYALQSKLLRVLQEKEIERVGGTKTIKVDFRLICATNKNLEEEITKNRFREDLYFRINVVPLTTTPLRERKDDILPIMEYYLDYYADEMSKSKVKISDQAKRVLTGYSWRGNVRELKNMAERLIVFSSGEDIQEYMLPKEVRQPVKVLQEEENSSESINLRTARNQFEKQFITEMLIKNNGNITATAEQIGIARKNLQAKIKLLKVDKAELKNEV
- a CDS encoding amino acid permease, whose amino-acid sequence is MAYLVAMVAMLFTATSYGRMAGAFPVAGSTYSYTQKGINHHLGFFAGWAIYLDYVLVPLIVFITGALYANAAVPEVPYFVWVLIIAGVVTVVNCIGVQMAAKTNLVLVAVMGLLC